The proteins below are encoded in one region of Neofelis nebulosa isolate mNeoNeb1 chromosome 17, mNeoNeb1.pri, whole genome shotgun sequence:
- the ST3GAL2 gene encoding CMP-N-acetylneuraminate-beta-galactosamide-alpha-2,3-sialyltransferase 2, with translation MKCSLRVWFLSVAFLLVFIMSLLFTYSHHSMATLPYLDSGTLGGTHRVKLVPGYAGLQRLSKEGLPGKSCACRRCMGDTGASDWFDSHFNSNISPVWTRENMDLPPDVQRWWMMLQPQFKSHNTNEVLEKLFQIVPGENPYRFRDPHQCRRCAVVGNSGNLRGSGYGPDVDGHNFIMRMNQAPTVGFEQDVGSRTTHHFMYPESAKNLPANVSFVLVPFKALDLLWIASALSTGQIRFTYAPVKSFLRVDKEKVQIYNPAFFKYIHDRWTEHHGRYPSTGMLVLFFALHVCDEVNVYGFGADSRGNWHHYWENNRYAGEFRKTGVHDADFEAHIIDMLAKASKIEVYRGN, from the exons ATGAAGTGCTCCCTGCGGGTGTGGTTCCTCTCTGTGGCCTTCCTGCTGGTGTTCATCATGTCACTGCTCTTCACCTACTCCCACCACAGCATGGCCACCTTGCCCTACCTGGACTCGGGGACCCTGGGTGGGACCCACCGGGTGAAGCTGGTGCCTGGCTATGCTGGCCTGCAGCGCCTCAGCAAGGAGGGGCTCCCCGGCAAGAGCTGTGCCTGCCGCCGCTGCATGGGTGACACTGGAGCCTCTGACTGGTTCGATAGCCACTTCAACAGCAACATTTCCCCTGTGTGGACCCGAGAGAATATGGATCTGCCTCCAGATGTCCAGAGGTGGTGGATG ATGCTGCAGCCCCAGTTCAAGTCACACAATACCAACGAGGTACTGGAGAAGCTGTTCCAGATAGTGCCAGGCGAGAACCCCTACCGCTTCCGGGACCCCCACCAGTGCCGGCGCTGTGCTGTGGTGGGCAACTCAGGCAACCTGCGGGGCTCTGGCTACGGTCCGGATGTGGATGGGCACAACTTCATCATGAG GATGAATCAGGCGCCAACCGTGGGCTTTGAGCAGGATGTTGGCAGCCGAACCACTCATCATTTCATGTACCCCGAGAGTGCCAAGAACCTGCCCGCCAATGTCAGCTTTGTGTTGGTGCCCTTCAAAGCCCTGGACCTCCTCTGGATTGCCAGCGCTTTGTCCACGGGGCAGATCCGATT CACCTATGCACCAGTGAAGTCTTTCCTTCGAGTGGACAAAGAAAAG GTTCAGATCTACAACCCAGCCTTCTTCAAGTATATCCACGACCGGTGGACAGAGCATCACGGGCGGTACCCTTCTACAGGGATGCTGGTGCTCTTCTTTGCCCTGCATGTGTGTGATGAG GTGAACGTGTACGGGTTCGGGGCCGACAGCCGGGGCAACTGGCACCACTACTGGGAGAATAACCGGTACGCGGGCGAGTTCCGGAAGACGGGGGTGCACGACGCCGACTTCGAGGCCCATATCATCGACATGCTGGCCAAGGCCAGCAAGATCGAGGTCTACCGAGGAAATTGA